The following are from one region of the Simiduia agarivorans SA1 = DSM 21679 genome:
- the mutS gene encoding DNA mismatch repair protein MutS produces the protein MTQAVQDLSNHTPMMQQYLRIKAEHPHELVFYRMGDFYELFFDDAKKAAELLDVTLTARGKSNGDPIPMAGIPFHAADGYLARLVKLGESVAICEQIGDPATSKGPVERQVVRIVTPGTVSDEALLDERQDNWLAAVCQRENTFGLALLDIGTGRFVLLEVEGEEALAAELQRLNPAEVLVADDLTELESLSRRRGLRRRAPWEFEFDTATRLLNQQFGTQDLDGFGCGHLVTALGAAGCLLAYARETQRTALPHIRSLRHENREEAVAMDAATRRNLELDTNLGGGEENTLLSVMNTGVTAMGRRLMRRWINRPLRDRQLLVRRQDAISWLLSDYTFEPLRQTLKQVGDMERILGRLALRSARPRDLSRLLSSLASFPQLQQQLKPSDAAHLKTLATQIGEFPALVDLLDRALVENPPVVIREGGVIAEGFDAELDELRNISTNAGQFLIDLETRERERTGLSTLKVGYNRVHGYFIELSKGQAKDAPADYVRRQTLKNAERYITPELKTFEDKALSAKSRALSREKALYDELLETLNADLVALQDAAAAVSELDVLCSLAERAESLNLTKPVLAETPGIHIVAGRHPVVEQVSSKPFVANDLTLNPERHMLVITGPNMGGKSTYMRQTALIVLLAQIGSFVPATECTLGLVDRIFTRIGSSDDLASGRSTFMVEMTETANILNNATANSLVLMDEVGRGTSTFDGLSLAWAAALHLGQQIKAFTLFATHYFEITSLPETVSGIANVHLTATEHNDNLVFLHHIQEGAASQSFGLQVAKLAGIPAQVLALAREQLAQLEAGSHATVVPAAVAPVEPAPAKTPTPAKQPVDPFQAELFGAEPHPVITQLGKLDVDDLSPRAALELLYALKKAL, from the coding sequence ATGACCCAGGCCGTTCAAGATTTGTCCAACCACACCCCCATGATGCAGCAATACCTGCGCATCAAAGCCGAACACCCCCACGAGCTGGTGTTCTACCGCATGGGTGATTTCTATGAACTGTTCTTTGACGATGCCAAGAAAGCCGCCGAGCTGCTGGACGTAACCCTGACCGCGCGCGGCAAATCCAACGGCGACCCGATACCCATGGCCGGCATTCCCTTCCACGCGGCCGACGGCTACCTGGCCCGGCTGGTGAAACTGGGCGAATCCGTGGCCATCTGTGAGCAGATTGGCGACCCGGCCACCAGCAAGGGGCCGGTGGAGCGTCAGGTGGTGCGCATCGTCACACCCGGCACCGTGAGCGATGAAGCATTACTGGACGAACGGCAGGACAACTGGCTGGCCGCCGTGTGCCAGCGCGAAAACACCTTCGGTCTTGCCCTGTTGGACATAGGCACCGGCCGCTTTGTGCTGCTGGAAGTAGAAGGCGAAGAAGCGCTTGCCGCCGAATTGCAGCGCCTGAACCCGGCCGAAGTGCTGGTGGCCGATGACCTGACAGAATTGGAAAGCCTGAGCCGGCGACGGGGCCTGCGCCGGCGTGCGCCCTGGGAGTTTGAATTCGACACCGCCACGCGCCTGCTGAACCAGCAATTCGGCACCCAGGATCTGGACGGTTTCGGCTGCGGGCATCTGGTCACTGCCCTCGGTGCCGCCGGTTGCCTGTTGGCCTATGCACGCGAAACCCAGCGTACGGCCCTGCCCCATATCCGCAGCCTGCGCCACGAAAACCGCGAGGAAGCCGTGGCCATGGACGCTGCCACCCGCCGCAACCTGGAATTGGATACCAATCTGGGCGGGGGCGAGGAGAACACGCTGCTGTCGGTAATGAATACCGGCGTCACCGCCATGGGCCGGCGCCTGATGCGGCGCTGGATCAACCGGCCCTTGCGCGATCGCCAACTGCTGGTGCGCCGGCAGGACGCCATCAGCTGGCTGTTGTCGGACTATACCTTTGAGCCCCTGCGCCAGACCTTAAAGCAAGTGGGCGATATGGAACGCATTCTGGGCCGGCTGGCTTTGCGCTCGGCCCGCCCGCGGGATTTGTCGCGCCTGTTGAGCTCGCTGGCCAGCTTCCCTCAATTGCAGCAACAGCTGAAGCCGTCCGACGCCGCTCACCTGAAAACGCTGGCCACACAAATCGGCGAATTTCCCGCATTGGTGGATCTGCTGGATCGCGCGTTGGTGGAAAACCCGCCGGTGGTAATCCGCGAAGGCGGTGTCATTGCCGAAGGTTTTGATGCCGAGTTGGACGAGTTGCGCAACATCAGCACCAATGCCGGCCAGTTCCTGATTGATCTGGAAACCCGCGAGCGCGAGCGCACCGGGCTTTCGACCCTGAAAGTCGGCTACAACCGGGTCCATGGTTATTTCATCGAACTGAGCAAAGGCCAGGCCAAAGATGCGCCGGCCGATTATGTGCGGCGCCAGACCCTGAAAAACGCCGAACGCTACATCACACCGGAACTCAAGACCTTTGAAGACAAGGCATTGTCGGCCAAAAGCCGTGCACTCAGCCGCGAAAAAGCGCTGTACGACGAGCTGCTGGAAACCCTCAATGCCGATCTGGTGGCCTTGCAGGATGCCGCAGCCGCGGTATCGGAACTGGATGTGCTTTGCTCGCTGGCCGAGCGGGCCGAAAGCCTGAACCTCACCAAACCTGTACTGGCGGAAACACCCGGCATTCATATCGTCGCCGGCCGCCACCCGGTGGTGGAGCAGGTATCGAGCAAGCCGTTTGTGGCCAATGACCTCACGCTCAACCCGGAACGTCACATGCTGGTGATTACCGGCCCGAACATGGGCGGTAAATCAACCTACATGCGCCAGACCGCCCTGATTGTGCTGCTGGCCCAGATTGGCAGCTTTGTACCGGCCACCGAGTGCACACTGGGGCTGGTGGATCGCATTTTCACCCGTATCGGCTCTTCAGACGACCTGGCCTCTGGCCGGTCCACCTTCATGGTGGAAATGACCGAAACCGCCAACATCCTGAATAACGCCACCGCCAACAGCCTGGTATTGATGGATGAAGTGGGCCGCGGCACCAGCACCTTCGACGGTCTTTCCCTGGCCTGGGCCGCGGCCCTGCACCTGGGCCAGCAGATCAAGGCCTTTACCCTGTTCGCCACCCACTACTTCGAAATCACCAGCCTGCCGGAGACAGTCAGCGGTATCGCCAACGTGCACCTCACCGCCACTGAGCACAACGACAATCTGGTGTTCCTGCACCACATTCAGGAAGGTGCGGCCAGCCAGAGCTTTGGTTTACAGGTGGCCAAGCTCGCCGGCATCCCGGCGCAGGTATTGGCCTTGGCGCGCGAACAGCTGGCACAGCTGGAGGCCGGCAGCCATGCCACGGTGGTACCCGCCGCGGTGGCGCCCGTTGAACCTGCGCCCGCCAAAACCCCGACCCCGGCCAAACAGCCCGTCGATCCGTTCCAGGCCGAATTATTTGGCGCCGAGCCCCACCCGGTGATTACCCAATTGGGCAAACTCGATGTGGATGACCTGAGCCCACGCGCCGCACTGGAGCTTTTGTACGCGCTTAAAAAAGCCCTCTGA
- a CDS encoding CinA family protein gives MTDSLDALADQLGQLLSARGQRVTCAESCTGGGVAEAITRVAGSSGWFDCGFVTYANSAKAQVLGVDSASLAQHGAVSETVVREMAVGARARAGADWAVATSGIAGPGGGTSDKPVGTVWIGVAGPDDHTGAWCFHFAGNRSGVRKAATEQALALLIQQITV, from the coding sequence ATGACTGATTCTCTCGATGCTCTTGCAGACCAGCTCGGCCAGCTGCTCAGTGCCCGGGGCCAGCGCGTGACCTGTGCCGAATCCTGCACCGGCGGTGGCGTTGCCGAAGCCATCACCCGTGTGGCGGGCTCCTCCGGCTGGTTCGACTGTGGTTTCGTGACCTATGCCAACAGCGCCAAAGCGCAGGTGTTAGGGGTGGATTCCGCTTCCCTGGCGCAGCACGGCGCGGTCAGTGAAACAGTGGTGCGGGAAATGGCGGTGGGCGCGCGGGCCCGTGCTGGTGCTGACTGGGCAGTGGCTACCAGTGGGATTGCCGGCCCCGGTGGTGGTACGTCCGATAAGCCGGTAGGTACTGTGTGGATTGGCGTGGCGGGACCCGATGACCATACGGGGGCCTGGTGTTTTCACTTTGCGGGTAACCGGTCCGGAGTGCGCAAGGCCGCCACCGAGCAGGCGCTGGCACTCCTGATTCAACAAATTACTGTATAA
- the recA gene encoding recombinase RecA — protein MDQNKEKALQAALSQIERQFGKGTVMRMGDREQVAIPSISTGSLGLDVALGIGGLPKGRIVEIYGPESSGKTTLTLQVIAEAQKAGGVCAFVDAEHALDPIYAEKLGVNVDELIVSQPDTGEQALEVADMLVRSGAVDVLVVDSVAALTPKAEIEGEMGDHHVGLQARLMSQALRKITGNIKNANCLAIFINQIRMKIGVMFGNPETTTGGNALKFYSSVRLDIRRTGAVKDGDEVIGNETRVKVVKNKVAPPFKQAEFQILYGQGINLQGEIIDFGVKLGLIDKAGAWYSYKGDKIGQGKNNVVKFLLENPDIQKEIETQVRAELLGGKVKATSSSDEDAVEEMDS, from the coding sequence ATGGACCAGAACAAAGAAAAGGCATTGCAGGCGGCGCTGTCTCAAATCGAGCGTCAATTCGGTAAAGGTACCGTGATGCGTATGGGCGACCGCGAGCAGGTTGCCATTCCGTCCATTTCTACCGGCTCTCTCGGGCTGGACGTGGCGCTCGGTATTGGTGGTCTGCCCAAGGGCCGTATCGTTGAAATTTATGGCCCAGAGTCCTCGGGTAAAACCACGCTCACTTTGCAGGTGATTGCCGAGGCGCAGAAGGCCGGTGGCGTGTGTGCGTTCGTGGATGCTGAGCACGCGCTGGACCCCATTTACGCTGAAAAACTAGGCGTGAATGTGGATGAACTGATTGTGTCCCAGCCCGATACCGGCGAGCAGGCCCTTGAAGTGGCCGACATGCTGGTGCGTTCCGGCGCGGTTGACGTACTGGTGGTGGACTCTGTTGCCGCGCTGACACCCAAAGCGGAAATTGAAGGCGAAATGGGCGATCACCACGTGGGCTTGCAGGCGCGCTTGATGTCGCAGGCGCTGCGTAAAATTACCGGCAATATCAAAAACGCCAACTGTCTGGCGATTTTCATCAACCAGATCCGGATGAAAATCGGCGTCATGTTCGGCAACCCGGAAACCACTACCGGTGGTAATGCGCTTAAGTTTTACTCATCCGTTCGTCTGGATATCCGCCGTACCGGCGCGGTGAAAGATGGCGATGAGGTGATCGGTAACGAAACCCGCGTGAAGGTGGTGAAGAACAAAGTAGCACCGCCCTTTAAACAAGCCGAGTTCCAGATTCTGTACGGTCAGGGCATTAACCTGCAGGGCGAAATTATCGACTTTGGCGTCAAGCTGGGTTTGATTGACAAAGCCGGTGCCTGGTACAGCTACAAGGGCGACAAAATCGGCCAGGGCAAAAATAACGTGGTGAAATTCCTGCTGGAAAACCCCGATATCCAGAAGGAAATTGAAACGCAAGTCCGCGCGGAATTACTGGGCGGCAAAGTTAAGGCAACGTCCTCTTCTGATGAAGATGCAGTGGAGGAAATGGATTCCTAA
- a CDS encoding regulatory protein RecX, with translation MARCATEGEVLDAAIRLLARREYSAAELRRKLEAKTDHAAWIDAAIERVQSLGYQSDCRYTESFIRYAVSQGKGPVWIRYQLQHKGLCEQLVSQQLADADVDWDQLAMETLARRFTHAGTDAKERAKQYRLLSGRGFNPDSVRKAMESLPEIMCD, from the coding sequence ATGGCGAGGTGCGCAACAGAGGGGGAAGTGCTGGACGCTGCAATACGATTGCTGGCGCGGCGCGAATACTCTGCCGCCGAACTGCGTCGTAAGTTGGAGGCCAAAACAGATCACGCCGCTTGGATAGATGCCGCTATCGAGCGTGTGCAATCCCTCGGTTATCAATCCGATTGTCGCTATACCGAGAGCTTCATTCGTTATGCCGTCAGCCAGGGCAAGGGCCCGGTCTGGATCCGCTATCAACTTCAACACAAAGGTCTGTGTGAACAATTGGTGTCGCAACAGTTAGCGGATGCCGATGTTGACTGGGATCAGTTGGCAATGGAAACCCTGGCTCGCCGTTTTACCCATGCAGGGACGGATGCAAAAGAGCGAGCGAAACAATACCGCTTACTATCTGGTCGCGGCTTCAATCCTGACTCGGTCCGCAAAGCCATGGAATCACTGCCAGAAATCATGTGTGATTAG
- a CDS encoding transposase, whose product MARLPRLNLPDIPQHVVQTGHNNLPCFFDDEDYEFYLQSMKTAAEQYRVDIHAYVLLPNMVQFLATPRIEQGLSSMMQSLGRRYVQYVNHRYKRSGTLWGGRYKASLIDSESYLLTCYRYVELKPMYLGLANEPGEYPWSSFNFHASLDKSDLIKDHRLYIALGKTARERVQAYRKLFHYAFDSRLLTYIAETVKLGQVLGGDAFKERIEKIANQRVRPLKRGRPKKTKSAAKTHQPATLKPSAPGTQEKTTDDEVTTDSAALI is encoded by the coding sequence ATGGCGCGATTACCCCGGCTTAATTTACCTGATATTCCTCAACACGTTGTTCAAACGGGCCACAACAATCTGCCCTGTTTTTTCGACGATGAAGATTACGAGTTTTATCTGCAGAGCATGAAGACCGCCGCGGAGCAATACCGCGTGGATATTCATGCCTACGTTTTACTGCCCAACATGGTGCAATTTCTGGCAACGCCTCGCATAGAGCAAGGCCTTTCGTCAATGATGCAGTCATTGGGCAGGCGCTATGTTCAATACGTCAATCACCGGTATAAGCGCTCCGGCACATTATGGGGTGGTCGCTACAAAGCCAGTCTGATCGATTCTGAATCCTATCTGCTGACCTGCTATCGATACGTTGAACTCAAGCCCATGTATTTGGGGCTGGCCAATGAGCCAGGCGAATACCCGTGGTCCAGCTTTAATTTTCATGCTTCGCTCGATAAAAGTGACCTGATCAAAGACCACCGTTTGTACATCGCTCTGGGTAAAACCGCCCGCGAACGGGTACAGGCGTACCGAAAGTTGTTCCACTACGCGTTTGATAGCCGTTTGCTTACCTACATCGCCGAAACGGTCAAACTGGGGCAGGTCCTGGGTGGTGATGCATTCAAAGAGCGCATCGAAAAAATTGCCAATCAGCGGGTCCGACCATTAAAGCGCGGCCGCCCCAAAAAAACCAAAAGCGCAGCAAAAACCCATCAACCTGCCACCCTAAAACCTTCTGCACCGGGCACGCAGGAAAAAACGACGGATGATGAGGTGACGACTGATTCAGCCGCATTGATCTGA
- a CDS encoding protein phosphatase 2C domain-containing protein — translation MEPKDNIRLAINGRTDIGQVRGENEDHIGWYNHPALPFGFVIIADGMGGYTGGARASALAVNVIDRHLKAIPDPGFQSCTPDQQLLMIHATLMEAFSAANQSILDAKIDNPQHANMGSTVVVGVLWEQHVTIAHLGDSRAYLWNRDGLVQLTRDHSLVQEMVDAGTMTESQARTSGVRNHITRALGVTEFVEPSMNSYRLEQNTLLMFCTDGLTEYLDNLELEHVLSTHRPALECCYRFIADANQQGGKDNISVGIMEFTLRDQSRAETTFPKAPAGTGEDVTLRPGAGL, via the coding sequence ATGGAACCCAAGGACAATATTCGGCTGGCCATTAATGGACGTACAGACATAGGCCAGGTCAGAGGGGAAAACGAAGACCATATCGGTTGGTACAACCATCCCGCATTGCCATTTGGTTTTGTGATCATTGCAGACGGGATGGGTGGTTATACCGGCGGTGCGAGAGCCAGTGCTTTGGCTGTCAACGTGATTGATCGCCACCTCAAAGCCATTCCCGATCCGGGGTTTCAATCCTGCACACCCGATCAGCAGCTGTTGATGATTCATGCAACACTGATGGAAGCATTCAGCGCTGCAAACCAATCGATTCTCGACGCCAAAATTGACAATCCTCAACACGCCAATATGGGCAGTACAGTGGTCGTGGGTGTGTTGTGGGAGCAACACGTGACGATTGCCCACTTGGGTGATTCCCGTGCTTACTTATGGAACCGCGATGGGTTGGTTCAGCTGACCCGGGATCACAGTCTGGTCCAGGAAATGGTTGATGCAGGAACCATGACCGAGTCCCAAGCGCGCACCAGTGGTGTCCGTAATCATATTACCCGGGCGTTGGGTGTCACTGAATTTGTTGAGCCCTCCATGAACTCTTACCGGTTGGAGCAGAATACTTTATTGATGTTCTGCACTGACGGCCTGACAGAGTATCTCGATAATCTTGAATTAGAGCATGTGTTGTCCACACACAGGCCTGCGCTCGAGTGTTGTTATCGGTTCATCGCAGATGCAAATCAGCAGGGTGGTAAAGACAACATCAGTGTGGGGATTATGGAGTTTACCTTGCGAGATCAATCCCGGGCCGAAACGACATTTCCCAAAGCACCTGCTGGCACCGGTGAAGATGTGACGTTACGGCCGGGTGCGGGTCTTTAA
- a CDS encoding penicillin acylase family protein: protein MMGKILFRSLVGLLAIALIAAAIVYLMLRQSLPVLDGSLQVDALNAAVSIERDQQGLVEIVGTTRPDIAFGLGFAHAQDRFFQMDLQRRNAAGELSALFGEAALKHDKQVRAHQFRQRASATIAQFSAGQKLILSAYTEGVNAGLAALGRAPFEYTLLNHSPTPWRDEDSMLTVFSMILVLQDDQALFERSRGTLAQHLPADLYAFFTQQGGQWDAPLVADDEGNTQLASAPLPEHGWADLSDPGRMVYRPQVSEDMVVGSNNWAVAGAVSKHGGAIVADDMHLAVRVPNIWYRAQWRLPDDQRLISGATLPGTPLLVAGSNSHLAWGFTNTQGDWSDVIVLQTNDDESQYLTADGWRDFDIEQEHILVKGQATEIFEVKRTHWGPVIGRDDDNRMLAMIWTAHFHQGANMNALALETANTVEAAVALAPQIGIPHQNLALADKDGNIAWTIAGPFPNRQGTDGKLPEDWSQTGASWDGFRTAEEHPSVVKPLNHRLWTANARTLSGDAFERMGDSAYALGARQQQIRDRLLAGDNFDEADMLALQLDDEARFLKPWRDHLLKTLAAEENLTPALQAMQIELSNWQGFAAIESVSYRLVRESRLKIMELAIAPLETYMMSKDPAFNYSNANRQTEYPLWQMLSLRPAHLLNKDFNSWHELELFAMKQVVEPLFADGTLTNDTWGEANRVIIQHPMARFVAPIHWWLSMPNEPLRGDTHMPRVQTPTHGASERFAVSPGKEDQAYFHMATGQSAHPLSAFFGKGHQDWVEGNASPWLKGPTKHRLTLVPN, encoded by the coding sequence ATGATGGGTAAGATTCTATTCAGATCTTTGGTCGGATTATTGGCGATTGCGTTGATCGCGGCCGCCATTGTTTATCTGATGCTGAGACAAAGCCTGCCGGTATTGGACGGGAGCCTGCAGGTGGACGCGCTGAATGCTGCGGTCTCCATTGAACGCGACCAGCAGGGACTGGTAGAAATTGTCGGAACCACTCGCCCCGACATCGCCTTTGGTCTCGGCTTTGCCCATGCCCAAGACCGATTTTTCCAAATGGATCTGCAGCGTCGCAACGCCGCCGGTGAATTATCGGCACTGTTTGGTGAAGCCGCACTCAAACACGACAAACAAGTACGCGCCCATCAGTTCCGGCAACGCGCCAGTGCCACTATTGCGCAATTCTCGGCCGGGCAAAAGCTAATACTGAGCGCCTATACCGAAGGTGTTAACGCGGGCCTGGCCGCGCTCGGGCGCGCGCCCTTTGAATACACATTGCTGAACCATTCCCCCACCCCATGGCGCGATGAAGACAGCATGCTCACCGTGTTCAGCATGATCCTCGTATTACAGGACGATCAGGCTCTCTTTGAACGCAGCCGTGGCACGCTGGCGCAACATCTGCCCGCTGATCTTTACGCTTTTTTTACCCAACAAGGCGGTCAGTGGGACGCGCCGCTCGTAGCGGATGACGAAGGCAATACTCAGTTGGCGAGCGCGCCGCTACCCGAACATGGCTGGGCCGACCTGAGCGATCCGGGCCGCATGGTGTACCGGCCACAAGTCAGTGAAGACATGGTGGTGGGCAGCAATAATTGGGCAGTAGCCGGTGCAGTCAGCAAGCATGGTGGCGCCATTGTCGCCGATGACATGCACCTCGCGGTGCGCGTACCCAACATCTGGTACCGGGCACAGTGGCGATTGCCGGATGATCAACGCCTGATCAGTGGCGCCACCCTGCCCGGTACGCCCTTGCTGGTAGCCGGTTCCAATTCGCACCTGGCCTGGGGCTTTACCAATACTCAGGGCGATTGGTCGGATGTGATTGTCTTGCAAACCAACGACGACGAAAGCCAATACCTGACCGCAGACGGCTGGCGGGATTTTGATATTGAACAGGAACACATTCTGGTCAAAGGACAAGCGACGGAAATCTTCGAGGTCAAGCGTACCCATTGGGGCCCGGTCATCGGCCGCGACGATGACAACCGCATGCTGGCCATGATCTGGACAGCGCATTTCCACCAAGGTGCCAACATGAATGCCCTGGCCCTGGAAACCGCCAACACAGTGGAAGCGGCCGTTGCGCTGGCACCGCAGATAGGCATACCGCATCAGAATCTGGCGCTGGCAGACAAAGACGGCAACATTGCCTGGACCATCGCCGGGCCTTTCCCCAATCGCCAAGGCACCGATGGCAAGCTGCCGGAAGACTGGAGCCAAACCGGCGCCAGTTGGGACGGTTTCCGCACTGCAGAAGAACATCCATCAGTAGTGAAACCGCTCAATCATCGGTTGTGGACGGCCAATGCCCGGACGCTGAGCGGTGATGCGTTTGAACGCATGGGCGACTCGGCCTACGCCCTTGGCGCTCGCCAGCAACAGATCCGTGACCGGTTGCTGGCCGGCGACAACTTTGATGAAGCCGATATGCTTGCACTGCAATTGGATGACGAAGCCCGTTTTCTCAAACCCTGGCGCGACCATCTGCTGAAAACATTAGCAGCAGAGGAAAACCTGACGCCTGCCCTGCAGGCCATGCAAATCGAGTTAAGTAACTGGCAAGGGTTTGCAGCGATCGAATCAGTGAGCTATCGCCTGGTACGTGAGAGCCGTTTGAAAATAATGGAACTGGCCATTGCGCCGCTGGAAACTTATATGATGAGCAAGGACCCGGCGTTCAACTACAGCAACGCCAACCGCCAGACCGAATACCCGCTCTGGCAAATGCTCAGCCTGCGACCTGCACATTTGCTTAACAAAGATTTCAACAGCTGGCATGAACTGGAACTGTTTGCCATGAAGCAAGTGGTCGAACCTTTGTTTGCGGATGGGACGCTGACCAACGACACCTGGGGCGAGGCCAATCGTGTCATTATTCAACACCCTATGGCGCGCTTTGTTGCACCCATTCACTGGTGGCTTTCAATGCCAAACGAGCCTCTGCGTGGCGATACCCACATGCCGCGGGTTCAAACACCCACGCATGGCGCCAGCGAACGCTTTGCCGTTTCACCCGGCAAAGAAGACCAGGCCTATTTTCATATGGCTACCGGTCAGAGTGCACACCCTTTGTCAGCGTTTTTCGGCAAAGGCCATCAGGATTGGGTTGAGGGTAATGCATCACCCTGGTTGAAGGGCCCCACAAAACACCGGCTCACGTTGGTGCCGAATTAA
- the nagA gene encoding N-acetylglucosamine-6-phosphate deacetylase yields the protein MTLTALTGARIFDGEHWLQDHALILAGERVEALVPLDQLPDGCETVALDGRRLAPGLIDTQVNGGGGVLLNDQPTVEAICTIGDAHRALGTTSFLPTLISDDLAVVKAAIDAVDEAVSRNTAGVLGVHLEGPFLNPARKGVHNEAVFRQIDDEAIALLTSLKRGITYVTLAPERTSPERIAQLAAAGVIVAAGHTAADYAQTRQALDAGLKAFTHLFNAMTPMTSREPGVVGAALEDDNSWCGIIVDNYHVDPATLRVALKAKVRGKMILVTDAMPTVGATDKRFVLNGETIVAEAGRCATATGTLAGSDLDMMGAVKNTHQLLNVELGEALRMASAYPAAMLGLDHKLGYLRAGYQADLIAFDDHFRVTHSWINGQLRSYEHP from the coding sequence ATGACACTCACGGCACTCACCGGCGCACGTATTTTTGACGGCGAACACTGGTTGCAGGATCACGCCCTGATTCTGGCCGGCGAGCGCGTTGAAGCCCTGGTTCCCTTGGATCAGCTTCCCGACGGCTGCGAAACGGTTGCACTGGACGGACGCCGACTGGCACCCGGCCTGATCGATACCCAGGTCAATGGCGGTGGTGGCGTGTTGCTGAATGACCAACCTACTGTCGAAGCGATTTGCACCATAGGTGATGCCCACCGAGCGCTGGGCACCACCTCTTTTTTACCCACATTAATCAGCGACGACCTGGCCGTGGTGAAGGCTGCCATCGACGCGGTTGACGAGGCCGTCAGCCGCAACACCGCAGGCGTGCTGGGCGTACATCTGGAAGGCCCTTTCCTGAATCCCGCCCGCAAAGGGGTGCACAACGAAGCCGTCTTCCGCCAGATCGACGATGAGGCCATCGCGCTACTGACTTCGCTCAAGCGTGGCATCACTTATGTGACTCTGGCGCCCGAGCGGACAAGCCCGGAGCGCATTGCGCAGCTGGCCGCTGCCGGCGTCATTGTGGCCGCCGGTCACACGGCCGCGGATTACGCGCAAACCCGACAGGCGCTCGACGCCGGTCTGAAAGCCTTTACCCACTTGTTCAATGCCATGACCCCGATGACCAGCCGGGAGCCGGGTGTGGTGGGCGCGGCACTGGAAGATGACAACAGTTGGTGCGGCATCATCGTCGATAATTACCATGTGGACCCGGCCACCTTGCGTGTGGCACTAAAGGCCAAGGTACGCGGCAAAATGATCCTGGTGACCGACGCCATGCCAACCGTAGGCGCCACCGATAAACGCTTTGTCCTGAACGGGGAAACCATCGTGGCAGAAGCGGGCCGCTGCGCCACCGCGACCGGCACGCTGGCCGGTTCCGATCTCGATATGATGGGCGCCGTCAAAAACACCCATCAATTGCTCAACGTGGAATTGGGGGAAGCGCTGCGCATGGCCTCTGCCTACCCCGCCGCCATGCTCGGACTGGATCACAAGCTGGGCTATCTGCGCGCCGGATACCAGGCAGACCTGATCGCATTTGATGACCACTTCCGCGTCACTCACAGCTGGATCAACGGCCAGCTGCGCAGCTACGAGCACCCGTAA
- a CDS encoding SIS domain-containing protein codes for MMAVNASTLNPEQTLMFQEAASAHEVVARQFSANAERVTEAVKQIRAFDPAAVVTMARGSSDHAATYAKYLIETRTGTLTSSASPSVSSVYGAAQRLKGVLYIAISQSGKSPDLLAGVEKAKAAGALTLAFVNVEDSPLATLADLVIPLHAGPEKSVAATKSYIATLSAVLHLVSEWSGDELLGAALKQLPASLKQAWQCDWSKAVDALKSANNLFVIGRGMGFGIAQEAALKFKETCGLHAEAFSSAEVKHGPMAIVKSGFPVLMLSQQDETYSGFSDLIKEFQARDAQVLVASEKSYGNANLPVVHGAHPAIAPLLAVQSFYRMANALSVARGYNPDEPPHLRKVTETL; via the coding sequence ATGATGGCTGTGAACGCTTCAACCTTAAACCCCGAGCAAACCCTGATGTTTCAGGAGGCCGCCTCCGCACATGAGGTTGTCGCGCGTCAATTCAGTGCTAACGCCGAGCGCGTAACCGAGGCCGTTAAGCAGATCCGTGCATTTGATCCTGCAGCCGTGGTGACCATGGCCCGGGGCAGTTCCGACCATGCCGCCACCTACGCAAAATACCTGATTGAGACCCGTACCGGCACACTCACCTCGTCGGCCTCGCCTTCGGTGAGCTCTGTTTACGGTGCCGCCCAGCGACTCAAGGGGGTGCTCTACATTGCCATTTCCCAATCGGGCAAAAGCCCCGATCTGTTAGCCGGCGTTGAAAAAGCCAAGGCCGCCGGCGCGCTCACCTTGGCGTTTGTCAATGTGGAAGATTCGCCGCTGGCAACGCTTGCCGATCTGGTTATTCCCCTGCACGCTGGCCCGGAAAAGAGCGTGGCTGCGACAAAATCCTACATCGCCACCCTGTCAGCGGTCCTGCATCTGGTATCCGAGTGGAGCGGTGACGAATTACTGGGGGCCGCGCTCAAGCAGCTGCCCGCGTCATTAAAGCAGGCCTGGCAATGCGATTGGAGCAAGGCGGTCGACGCGCTCAAATCCGCCAACAACCTGTTTGTCATCGGCCGCGGCATGGGCTTTGGCATCGCCCAGGAAGCTGCCCTGAAATTCAAGGAGACCTGCGGCCTGCATGCCGAAGCATTCAGCTCTGCCGAGGTGAAGCACGGCCCCATGGCCATCGTTAAAAGTGGTTTCCCGGTACTCATGTTGTCACAACAGGATGAGACCTATTCGGGCTTCAGCGACCTCATCAAAGAGTTTCAGGCCCGCGATGCCCAGGTGCTGGTGGCCAGCGAAAAATCTTATGGCAATGCCAACCTGCCCGTGGTTCACGGCGCCCACCCGGCCATTGCGCCATTGCTGGCAGTACAAAGTTTTTACAGAATGGCCAACGCACTGTCGGTGGCCCGCGGTTACAATCCCGATGAACCACCGCATCTGCGCAAGGTTACGGAGACACTGTAA